The window GGTCGCCTCCAGCAAGCGTCCGCCGAATCCTTTCAGTTCGCCGTTCAGCGCCATCCCCGAAAGATGCGCGCCGACCACCGCAATCGCGATCTCCTCCGCCGCGACGTTTGCCGACAAGGGCGCAAGCGGTGCTTGCGGCAGGCCGCGCGCGCCCATCGGCAGTTTGGTATCGGCATGAAAGACCCGGCCGATGCTGGCGAGTTGCGCGTCGTGCCCGGCCGGCGCCAATAGCGTGATGCCGAACGGCGCGCCATCGGGGCGCATCGCCGCCGGCAGCGCCAGGCCGCAGAGGTCGAGCAGATTGACGAAATTGGTGTAGGTGCCGAGCCTGGAATTGAGCTCGAGCGGATTGGCGAGCACCTGCGCGGTGGAATACACGGTCGGCGCCGTCGGCAGCACCACGGCGTCGATATGAGCAAAAGCGCGCTCGGCGATCTTGCGCAGCGCCTGCAGCCGGTACAGCGCGGCGAAGGTGTCGGCGGCGGAAAGCCGCGCGCCAGCGATGATGATCTCGCGCGTCACCGGATGGATCGCCTCCGGCGAGGACGCCAAAAGGTTGCGGATCACGAGATAGCGCTCGGCGACCCAGGGGCCCTCATAGAGCAGCCGCGCGGTCTCATAGAACGGTTCGAGATCGAACTCGACCAAGGTGGCGCCGAGCGCGGTCCAGCGCTTCAGCGTGTCGCCATAGGCCTTCTCCGACGCCTTGTCGCCGAAGAAGATCAACTGCCCGCTGCGGGGCACACCGAGCCTGAGGTTAGCGGGAAACGGCGTCATCTCGGAAAGCGGCCGGTTGCGCGAATAGGGATCGGCGCCGTCGGGACCGGCGATCGCGGTCAGCGCCGTCATCGCGTCGTCGACGGTGAGCGAGAACACCGACACGCAATCGAGCGTCCGGCACGCCGGCACCAGCCCTGCGGTCGAGATCAGCCCGAGGCTCGGCTTTAGCCCGACGATGTTGTTGAGCATCGCCGGCACGCGGCCCGAGCCCGCGGTATCGGTGCCCAGGGCCAGCGGCACCAGTCCGGCCGATACCGCGATGCCCGATCCGGTACTCGATCCGCCCGGAATCAAATCGCCGCGCAAAGGGTTTTTGGGGATGCCATAGGGCGAGCGCACGCCGACGAGGCCGGTGGCGAATTGGTCGAGATTGGTCTTGCCGACGACAATGGCGCCGGCCGCGCGCAGCCGCGCCACCGCGGTCGCATCGTGCGAGGGCATGTAGGAAAACGCCGGGCAGGCGGCGGTGGTGGCAAGACCCAAGGCGTCGATATTGTCCTTCACGCCGACGGGAACGCCAAGGAGCGGAAGGTGGCGTGCGTCTTTCCTCGCGCCCAGCGCTTCGGCTTCCGCGACGGCCTCCTTTTCATCGCGCAGGCTGATGAAGATCGCGGGATCGTCATGCGCGCGAATGCGCGCAAAACTGCGCGCGACGGTTTCGGCAGGCGAAACGGTGCCGGCGCGATGGGCGGCGACGATCGCGGCGACGGTTTCAGTCACGCAAAACCCCGATCAAAAATCGCCCGATCAGACATGAGCTGCATCGATAGGTGCGGCAAACAAGCGTCTCCGGTGCGAAACGGAAGGGGTGGCCGAGGGTCGCCATTATCGACTGCGCTCCGGGAGGCGGAAATTCTCCCTGATCGAAGCAAGCGGTGTGCCATATGTACACCGGAATTGCAGCATGGGCTTGCGAAAATCAACTCGTATTATCAAACGCTTGATCGCTATTTTGCGGGCGTGCTTGGGCCGCGTCAATCGCGTTTGCTCATTTTATGAGCAGGGCCATCGTGAAGATGCAGGCCCGGTCAGCTGACCACCTTGCTGCTGCCCTGCGTGATCAGCCGCGCCGCGCGCTGATCGCGCATATAGACCCACAGCCAGCTCAGTGAGACGCTGAGCCGGTTGCGCAGGCCGATCAGGAAATAGATGTGGGCGATGCCCCAGATCCACCATGCAATCGCGCCGCGCAGTTTTAGCGTTCCGAAATCGATCACCGCCTTGCGCTTGCCGATCTGCGCCAGGCTGCCGGCATGCTTGTAGCGGAACGGCGGGCAAGTACCACCGCGCAGCCGCGCTTTTATCAAGTCGGCGACATAGCGGCCCTGCTGCTTGGCCGCCGGCGCAATGCCTGGCACCGGCTTGCCATCCGGGCCCGCGATCACGACGGTATCGCCAACGGCGAAAATATCGGGATGGCCGGGTACGCTGAGATCGGGCTCGACTTGCAGGCGGCCGGCGCGGTCGGCCGCGACTGACAACCATTCGGCGGCGGGCGAAGCGCGCACGCCGGCGGCCCAGATCAGGGTTTTTGCTTGCAGCCTCTCGCTGCCATAGACGACGCCGTCGGCGCTGCATTCGGTGACTGCCTTTCCCAGCACGACCTCGACGCCGAGACTTTGCAGCGAGCGCTGCGCATAGGCCGAGAGATCGTCGGCAAAACCCGCCAGTACGCGCGGCCCCGCCTCGATCAGCACGACGCGCGCCTTGTGGGTATCGATGTTGCGGAAGTCGGGCGCCAGCGTGTCGTGCGCCAGTTCGGCGATGGTGCCGGCGAGTTCGACGCCGGTCGGTCCCGCGCCGACGATGACAAACGTCAGAAGCGCGGCGCGCCGCTCTGGATCGGTCTCGCGCTCGGCGCGCTCGAACGCGACCAGGATGCGCCGCCGCAGCGTGGTGGCGTCTTCCAGCGTTTTCAAGCCCGGCGCGAACGGCTCCCATTCGTCATGGCCGAAATAAGCGTGGCGCGCGCCGGTGGCGAGAACGAGCGTATCATATGGTATCGCGTCGCCGTCATCGAGCAGCACGCGCTTTGCTTGCGCATCGACGCCAGAGACGGTGGCGAACAAGGTCGTCACCTCGGGGCGGTCGCGCAACAGATAGCGGATCGGCCAGGCGATCTCTGATGTGGCTAGCGATGCGGTCGCGACCTGATAGAGCAGCGGCTGGAACAGATGGTGATTGCGCCGGTCGACCAGTGTGATTGCGACCGGCGCGCCCGCGAGCCCAAAGGTTGCTTCCAATCCACCAAAACCGGCGCCAACGATCACCACACGATGGGGTTTTGCTGGTCGCGTGGGCTCGGTCGTCATGTCAAAGCCGCCTTAGGTTGCAAGGTTCCACCGCAGCTTCGAACTATGTAGGCATCTTGCGATCCCGCTCCAAGGCCGATCTTCCCTCACCTCTCCCCGCTTGCGGGGAGAGGTGAGGGGGACTATCCGCGAGTTCTGAATATGCCGCGCGAGCCCCTCACCCCAACGCTCTCCCCGCAAGGGCGGGGCGAGGGAGAAGAGAGCCGTCATGCGCTCCGGGGCAGTTCCGCAAGGGCGACGCGATTGCGCGCCGGCAGCCACAAGCCGGCAATAGCTCCGAGCAGCGAAAGTGCCGACGCCAGCGTCATCGCCGCCCCAAAACCTGCGCTGAACGCGGCAGGCGAATGGACCGATCCGTTTGCGGAGAATACCGTGACCAGGGCGGCGATGCCGAACGCGCCGCCGAGAAAGCGTCCCATGTTGAAGACGCCGGACGCCTTGCCCATCTCGGTCACCGCGACCGAACCAAGAATCGCATTTTGCGCCGCCGGCATCGCCATCGAGACGCCGACGCCTGCGAGCGCCAGCGGCGCGATCAGGTGTGCATAGGCGATGCCGGGCGACGCAATCATCGCGATCCAGCCGAGGCCGATCGCCTGCATCAACAATCCCGTCACGACCAGCGGCCGTTCGCCGACCTTGTTGACGACGGCGCCCGCGACCGGCGCGGTCACGAACAGGGTTGCGGTCCAGGGCAATAACCGCAAGCCGGCGCCAAGTGGTCCAAAGCCGAGCGTGGTTTGCAGAAACTGCGGCAAGAGAAACAGGACCCCGTACATCGCCGCATAGAATGCGAAACTCGAACTCATGCCGGCGGAAAACGCCCGCGCCCGAAACAGTCGCATCGGCACCATCGGCTCCCGCGCGCGCTGCTCCCAAAAGACAAAAGCCGCGGTCAGCAGCATTCCGACGATGAGGGCCGTCAGCACTTCGGGGCTCTCCCATCCCGCGACGTTGCCGCGCAACAGGCCCCATACCAGCGCCAATGCGGCGGCGGCGACAATGATCAGTCCAACAATATCCAGCGCGGCTTTGGGCCCAAAGCTCTCGCGCAACCGTGCCTGCACCAGCGCGATGGCGATGACGCCGATCGGTAGGTTGATCCAAAAAATCCATCGCCAGCCAAAATTTGCCGTGATGAAGCCGCCGATCGCGGGGCCGATGATGAGGGCAAATCCGGTGATGCCGCTGAAAATCCCGAGCGCCCGCGCGCGCTCTTCTTTTGCGAATGCGCCGCTTAGGATCGCCATCGCGAGCGGCATCACCAAGGCGGCGCCGGCGCCTTGCGCGGATCGCGCCGCGATCAACTCGCCCACGCTGCCCGACAGCGCGCAGGCCACTGAGGCGAGGGTAAACACCGCAATGCCGGCGGCAAACATGCGCCGGCGCCCGAAACGGTCGCCCAGCGCCGCACCGGTGAGCAGCAGCACGGCAAAAGTCAGATTATAGGCGTTGACCGTCCATTGCAGCGTCTCGACCGAGGCGCCGAGATCGGCGCGGATGGTGGCAAAGGCCGTGGTGATGACCTGCGCATCCAGCGCCATCATGAAGGAGGCCAGCGCGGTCACGCCAAGCACCCAATTCTGTCCGCTTCCTACATCCGATTCCTGCATGGTCTTTCTCCGCTCGCCTCAAAGCCGCCTCAGGGGGCGCCTCGTGAACAGACGAACGGGGATCCCTGAAAAGACGCGGTCGAAAAATATTTTTTGCGGCCGAATCCTATTGATGGTTCCAAACGTCAGGGGGGTGAGAGGCGATGATTTCGCTATCGTGGACCCTGCCATGGAGAGAATGATGAAACGGACCTTGATCAGGTATAAGACAAAGCCCGAGATGACCGGCAAGAACGCGGAATTGATCGCGGGCGTGTTCGAGGAATTGAAGGCCGCGAAGCCGGAGGGCTTGCGCTATCTATCGCTGCGGCTAGATGACGGCACGTTCGTGCATTTCGTCGAGACCGAAGCCGATGACGGCACCAATGCGCTACCGCAACTGGCGTCGTTTCAGGCGTTCCAGAGCGGGGTTCGCGAACGTTGTGCCGAGCCTCCGGTATTCGGCGGCGTTACCATCGTCGGCAATTATCGGATGCTGAATGAAGGTTGAGTCAGGGAATATGAAAATGCGGACGGCAGAATGAGCAAGGCGCCTGATGCATCGGCCGCAGCCGGCATCGACGGCCTGCTCGCCGCGATGCGGCCAAAGCTGCATCGCTATTGCGCGCGCATGGTCGGCTCGGTGATCGATGGCGAGGACGTGCTGCAGGACGCGCTGATCAAGGCGGTGGAGGCGTTTGCGTCCGCCGTCCCGCTTCAAAATCCGCAAGCCTGGCTGTTCCGGATCGTGCACAACACCGCACTGGACTTTTTGCGGCGCCGCAACCGCCAGCAGGCTCTTCAATCGGGCGAGGAGGTGGACATGATTGCCGATCCCGCCGACACCGTCGCGGCCCATGAATTTGCCAGCACAAGCCTGCGCACCTTCATGCGGCTGCCGCCCGCCCAGCGCTCCAGCGTGATCCTGATGGACGTGCTCGGCTGCTCGCTCCGGGAAGTCTGCGACGTCCTGGATTTCACGCTGCCGGCGGTGAAGGCGGCGCTGCATCGTGGCCGCGCGCAGCTTCGCGAATTCGCGGGCGAGCCGGACGAACTGCCGCAGCCGAAACTGTCGGAGGCCGATCGCGATCGCCTCGGCAAATATGTCGCGCATTTCAACGCGCGGGATTTCGATGCGATTCGCGCCATGGTCGCCGACGATGTGCGGCTCGAACTCGTCAACAAGACGCGCTTGAACGGCAAGGCCGAAGTTTCCCGGTATTTTGGAAACTATTCCAAGATCAGCGACTGGCACCTGGTGCCGGGGCTGGTGGAGCAGCGCCCCGCCATCCTGGTGTTCGATCCGAACGCGCCCGGCGCGGGGCCGAAATATTTTGTGCTGTTGCAGTGGTCCGCCGACAAGGTCGCAACCATCCGCGATTTTCGTCATGCGCCCTATGTCATCGACGGGGCCGAGTATCAGGTCTGACCCCACGGCCGTAGGCTGGGTTGAGCCCTTGCGAAACCCATCTACACGCCCCTCCCCAACTAGCACTATAATTCTTGCCATCCGCGCCCGCTGCGAACTATGGTGCAGGTCGCCGGGCATGAGCCGAAGGTTCTAGGAGGGAGCCGGCGGATCGGGCTTGCTGCCACCGAGCGATCTCGCGCACAAAACAGCGTCACCTTGGCTGGCCGAACGTATGAAATAACGAGGAGGGGGATTGAACATGAGAACGGCATTTTGGCTCGCGGGCGCAACCGCGCTGGCGCTGACGGCACCGGCTTTTGCCGGGGATTCCATCAAGATCGGGTTTGTCTCAACGTTCAGCGGCCCGACCGCGGTGATCGGCAACGACATGCGCAACTCGTTCGAGCTCGCGCTCGATCATCTCGGCCGCAAGATGGGCGGCAAGCCGGTCGAGGTGATTTATGAGGACGATCAGCAGAAGCCCGATATCGGCAAGCAGAAGACCGAGAAGCTTGTGCAGTCCGACAAGGTCGATTTCATCGCCGGTTATATCTGGTCGAACGTGCTGCTGGCTTCGCTGAAGACCGCCGTGGATTCGCAGACCTTCCTGGTCTCGGCCAATGCCGGCCCTTCGCAACTCGCCGGCGAATTGTGCTCGCCTTATGTGTTTTCGACCTCCTGGCAGAACGACCAGACCCCGCAGGCCATGGGCCTCTATATGAACCAGAAGGGCGTCAAATCGGTATTCCTGATCGGCCCGAACTATGCCGCCGGCAAGGACATGCTGGCCGGCGTCAAGAGCACCTTCAAGGGCGAGGTCAAGGGCGAGGAATATACGGTGTGGCCGACCCAGCTCGATTTCTCGGCCGAGCTGTCGAAGGCGCGAGCCTCGGGCGCGGAATCGATCTTCGTGTTCTATCCGGGTGCCGCCGGCGTGCAGTTCCTCAATCAATATGCGCAGGCCGGGCTGAAGGCGCAGATGCCGCTGTACACGGCCTTCACCATCGACGAATTGTCGCTGCCCCTGCAGAAGGACAACGCCATCGGCGTTCCCGGCGCCCAGGAATGGGTCAACGACTTGCCGAACGAGCAGAACAAGAAATTCGTCGCCGACTACCGCAAGAAATATCCGAACCTGCGCCCGACTTATTACGGCGCGCAAGCCTATGACGCGGCGCAACTGATCAACAGCGCCGTGGTCGCGGCTGGCGGCGACACCTCCAAGAAGGACGCCATGAAGGCCGCGATGGAAAAGGCGAATTTCCCCTCGCTGCGCGGCGCGTTCAAATACGGCAACAACCACATCCCGATCCAGAATTTCTATCTGCAGGACGTGGTGAAGGATGCCGACGGCGCCTTGTCGCTGAAAACGGTAGCCACCATCGTCAAGGACGATCAGGATCGCTTCCACGACAAATGTCCGATGAAGTGATCGGGGCTCCATGCCCCGCGGCGGCGGCGCTCGCGCCGCCGTTTTCCTGTCGGCACGTGTTTTGCAATCAAATGATCTGCGTAGGATGGGTAGAGCGAAGCGAAACCCATCATCTTTGTTCAGGTCGAGATCGCTGATGGGTTTCGCTTCGCTCAACCCATCCTACAAGCTGGTGGCTTCATCCTTCGAGACGCATCGCTTCGCGATGCTCCTCAGGATGAGGTCCCTCTCTACCCTCGTGGTGAGGAGTGCGGCAACGCCGCGCGTCTCGAACCATGAGGCCCGCGCCTTAACCGCAACATGACCTAGAGCCTCCATGCTGCTTGTCGTCGAACAATTTTTGAACGGATTGCAGTTCGGGCTGCTGCTGTTCCTGCTGGCGGCGGGCCTGACGCTGGTCTTCGGCATCATGGACTTTGTCAATCTGGCGCATGGCTCGCTCTACATGATGGGCGCCTATTTCGCCGCGACCTTTGTGATGTGGACGGGGAGTTTTGTGCTCGGCGCGGTGCTCGCGCTCGGCGCGACGCTGTTGCTCGGCATCGTACTGGAATTCACGGCGTTGCGGCACTTTTACGGCCGCGATCATCTCGATCATGTGCTCGCGACTTTTGGGCTGATCCTGTTTTTCAACGACGCGGTGCGGCTGATCTGGGGCCCGGCGGGATTGGCGCTGCCGCTGCCGGCCTGGCTGACGGTGCCGATCCAGATCATGCCCGGCGTGTTCTATCCGAGCTATCGGCTGGCGATCATCGTGGTCTCGCTATTGGTCGCGGCCTTTCTCTATGTGGTGGTGATGCGAACGCGCCTCGGCATGCTGATCCGCGCCGGTGCGTCCAACCGGGAAATGATTGGCGCGCTCGGCATAAATATAAAACTGCTCTACACCCTGGTGTTCGGACTTGGTGCTGCGCTTGCCGGCCTCGCCGGGCTGATGCAGGCGCCGATCCTCACCGTGCAGATCGGGATGGGCGAGAACATCCTGATCCTCGCCTTCGTCATCATCGTGATCGGCGGCATCGGCTCGATCCGTGGCGCGTTTTTGGCCGCGATCTTCGTCGGATTGATCGATACGCTCGGCCGCGCCTTCCTGCCGGATTTGCTGCGGAAGATTCTGAGCTCGGCCGCCGCTTCGACCGCAGCCCCTGCGCTGTCCTCGATGCTGATCTACATGCTGATGGCGATTGTGCTGGTGGTGCGGCCGGAGGGGCTGTTCCCGGCCAACCGGCGATGAAGGATAAGCTCAATGCCCGCAACGCGGTCGTCGTGCTGGTGCTTGCCGGCCTGCTGCTGCTTCCGCTCTACACCTCGATCAGCGGTAACGTGTTCGCGCTGACGCTGTTCACCCGGATCGTGATCTTCGCGCTCGCAGCCGTCAGCCTCAATCTCATCATGGGCTATGGCGGCATGATGAGTTTTGGCCATGCCGCCTATCTCGGGATCGGCGGCTATGCGGTCGGAATTCTGGCGGCCGAGGGCATCGGCTCGGGATTTATCCAGTGGCCGGTGGCGCTACTCGCCTCGGCGTTGTTCGCGCTCGTGATCGGCGCGTTGTCGCTGCGCACCCGCGGCGTCTACTTCATCATGATCACGCTGGCGTTTGCGCAGATGGCCTATTACGTCGCCTCCTCGCTTTCCCGTTATGGCGGCGACGACGGCCTCACCATCTACAAGCGCAGCGACCTCAGTGGCTTGATCAATCTGTCGAACCGCGTGCAGTTCTATTATCTCTGCCTGACTTGCCTGTTTGTTGGGATCTATCTGGTCTGGCGCATCGTCAATTCGCGCTTCGGCCTGGTGGTCCAGGGCCTGCGCTCCAACGAGGCGCGCATGCAGGCGATCGGGTTTCCCGCAACCCGCTATCGCCTCGTGTGTTTTGTCATCGCGGGCACGATGTGCGGCCTGGCGGGTGCGCTGCTCGCCAACAACACCGATTTCGTCAGCCCGGCCGTGATGTACTGGACCCGCTCCGGCGATCTGATGGTGATGGTCATCCTCGGCGGCATGGGCACGCTGTTCGGCCCGGTGGTCGGCGCCATCGTTTATCTGATGCTCGAAGAATTTCTGTCGCAATGGACGGAATACTGGGCGCTGATCATGGGCCCATTGCTGCTGTTGATCGTGCTGTTCGGGCGCGGCGGCATTGTCGGCGTTCTGGGGAGGTTTTCCCGTGGCTGACCCCTTGCTCCGTGTCGAAAATCTGGTGCGGCGTTTCGGCGGCATCGTCGCGACCGACCATGTCTCGCTCGAGGTCGCGCGCGGCGAACTGCACGCCATCATCGGCCCCAACGGCGCCGGTAAGACCACGCTGATCAGCCAGTTGACCGGACAATTGCTGCCGCACGCCGGCACAATTTATCTGGCCGGGCAAGACATCACCCGCGTGCCGGCCTGGCGCCGCAGCGCGCTGGGGCTGGCGCGCTCATTTCAGATAACCTCGCTGCTTCCCGATTTCACGGCCATCGACAATGTCGCACTCGCAGCCCAGGCGCATGACGGTCACTCGTTCCGCTTCTGGGGCAATGCCCGCAAGGAGAGTGGCTTGCGCGCAACCGCGTTCGCCGCATTGCAACGGGTCGGACTCGTCGAACGCGCCAACACGCTCGTGTCGAAATTGAGCCATGGCGAGCAGCGCGAGCTCGAGCTTGCGGTCGCGCTCGCGACCTCGCCGCAAGTGCTGCTGCTCGACGAGCCGATGGCTGGCCTCGGCATCACCGAATCCTCGCGCATGGTCAAGCTGTTGCAGGAGCTGCGCCGCGAAGTCACCATCGTGCTGGTCGAGCACGACATGGACGCGGTGTTCGCGCTCGCCGACCGTATCAGCGTCTTGGTCTATGGCCGTGTCATCGCCTCCGGCGCGCCTTCTGAAATTCGTCAGAACGAGGAAGTAAAACGCGCCTATCTCGGCGAGCAGCATGCGGTGACCCGCCATGGCTGACTTGGCGCCCCTGCTCGAAGTCGACGGCATCGAGACCTGTTACGGCCTGAGTCAGGTGCTGTTCGGCCTGTCGCTCATCGTGCGCTCAGGCGAGATGGTCGCCATGATGGGCCGCAACGGCATGGGAAAAACCACCACCATCCGCTCCATCATGGGATTGACGCCGGCGCGCGCCGGCGCGGTCCGCTTTGCCGGGCAGGACGTGCGCAAATTGCCCTCGTTCCGGATCGCGCAACTGGGAATTGGCCTGGTGCCCGAGGGGCGTCAGATCTTTCCGAACCTGACGGTGCGCGAAAACCTCGTCGCCGCATCCGGCAACCGCCTCCGCAGCCCCGACCCCTGGACCCTCGAAAAAATCCACGCGCTGTTTCCGCGTCTTGCCGAGCGCGGCAACAACATGGGCAACACGCTGTCGGGCGGCGAGCAGCAGATGCTGGCGGTCGGGCGCGCGCTGATGACCAACCCGCGCCTCCTGATCCTCGACGAAGCCACCGAGGGCCTGGCGCCCCTGATCCGCGACGAAATCTGGAACTGCCTGTCGATGCTGAAAGCGCGCGGCCAGTCGGTCCTGGTCATCGACAAGAACATCGAGAACCTGACCCGCATCGCCGACCGCCATTACATCATCGAGCGGGGACGGGCGGTCTGGAGCGGCACGTCGGAGCAACTGATTGCCGAGCCGGATTTGCAACATCGCTATTTGGGGGTTTGATTTCTTTTGGTCGTCCCTGCGAAAGCAGGGACCCATAACCACGAATGTTCGTGGTGATGCTGAGCTGGGGCTTCAGCCCATTTCAAAAACAATATCGGTGGCTATGGGTCCCCGCTTTCGCGGGGACGACGGCTGAAATTTCGGTTGTAGGATAAGTTGAGCCGGGCAATATGTTCCCCTCAGGCCGGGAGTAGACATGAAGCGACGGCATTTCATGGCGCTTCTCGGCGCCGCGACGGCGTGGCCGCTCGCGGCGCGCGCGCAGCCGTCCGCCATGAAACGGATCGGCGCGCTGGTGATCGACAATTCCGACGTGCCGTCATTCCTGAAGGAGCTGCGCGAAGGCCTACGCGAACTCGGTCACATCGACGGCCAAGATTACACCATCGAGCTCCGCTCGGCGGACGGACAGCTCAGCCGGTTGCCCGAACTCGCAGCCGAGCTGGTTCGGCTCAAGGTCGACGTCATCGTGGCGCTTTACACGCCCTGCGCCCTGGCTGCGAAACAGGCCACGCGCGAAATTCCGATCGTCATCATGGCGGGCGATCCGGTCGTGACGGGTTTGGTCGATAGTCTTGCCCGGCCCGGCGCAAATGTCACCGGCCTGTCCCAGATGGGCGCGGAAGCTCACGGCAAATGCGTGGAGCTGTTCCGCGACATGCTGCCGTCTGCAACGAAGATAGCTGCGATTGCCAATGCCGACGATCCCTCATTTGCGAAATTCCTGCTCGAACAAATCCATCGCGCCGGCGCCGGCACCGCAACCGAGATCGGTCCCATAGTGATGGTCCGCGGCCCGGACGAACTCGAAGCGGCCGTTGCCACGGTGGTGAAGGAAAAAGCCGATGCCCTGGTCTATCAAGCCAGTCTGCCGACCAAACGCATGGTCGAACTCACCCTTGCGCATCGCCTGCCGGCAGCAACCGGCGTTCGCGCCTTTGCCGAGAACGGCGGCCTGATGTCCTATGGCGCGGATGGGCCGGCGTTGTTCAGGTATGCCGCGACCTTCGTGCACAAGATTTTGCGAGGCGAAAAGCCGGCGGACCTTCCGGTCGAGCAGCCGGTCAAATTCGAACTGGTCATCAATCTGAAAACCGCGAAACTGCTCGGAATCACGATCCCGCCTTCGCTGCTCGCCCGCGCCGACGACGCGATCGAGTGAAGGGGGCGTTCACATCTCTTTCCGTCATGGCCGGGCTTCGTCCCGGCCATCCACGTCTTTCTTCCCGAAGGAGTAGCAAAGACGTGGATGCCCGGGACGAGCCCGGGCATGACGGCGCGTTACGAGGACACCCCTCCTATTTCGAGAACGGAATATATTGCTGGTATTCCTTCGGTACCGAGCTGCGATAGCGCGAGGGGACTGTGCCGCTGTCGATCGATCTATCGATCTCCTGCCGCCGGCTGATCTTTTTTGACG is drawn from Bradyrhizobium lablabi and contains these coding sequences:
- a CDS encoding ABC transporter ATP-binding protein; this encodes MADPLLRVENLVRRFGGIVATDHVSLEVARGELHAIIGPNGAGKTTLISQLTGQLLPHAGTIYLAGQDITRVPAWRRSALGLARSFQITSLLPDFTAIDNVALAAQAHDGHSFRFWGNARKESGLRATAFAALQRVGLVERANTLVSKLSHGEQRELELAVALATSPQVLLLDEPMAGLGITESSRMVKLLQELRREVTIVLVEHDMDAVFALADRISVLVYGRVIASGAPSEIRQNEEVKRAYLGEQHAVTRHG
- a CDS encoding ABC transporter ATP-binding protein, which translates into the protein MADLAPLLEVDGIETCYGLSQVLFGLSLIVRSGEMVAMMGRNGMGKTTTIRSIMGLTPARAGAVRFAGQDVRKLPSFRIAQLGIGLVPEGRQIFPNLTVRENLVAASGNRLRSPDPWTLEKIHALFPRLAERGNNMGNTLSGGEQQMLAVGRALMTNPRLLILDEATEGLAPLIRDEIWNCLSMLKARGQSVLVIDKNIENLTRIADRHYIIERGRAVWSGTSEQLIAEPDLQHRYLGV
- a CDS encoding ABC transporter substrate-binding protein — protein: MKRRHFMALLGAATAWPLAARAQPSAMKRIGALVIDNSDVPSFLKELREGLRELGHIDGQDYTIELRSADGQLSRLPELAAELVRLKVDVIVALYTPCALAAKQATREIPIVIMAGDPVVTGLVDSLARPGANVTGLSQMGAEAHGKCVELFRDMLPSATKIAAIANADDPSFAKFLLEQIHRAGAGTATEIGPIVMVRGPDELEAAVATVVKEKADALVYQASLPTKRMVELTLAHRLPAATGVRAFAENGGLMSYGADGPALFRYAATFVHKILRGEKPADLPVEQPVKFELVINLKTAKLLGITIPPSLLARADDAIE